The genomic segment GGCGGCGCAGTCCGGCGAAGACCAGGGCCGAGCCGGCCAGCACGATCAGTGCGTCGACGAGCAGCGCGGTGTGGATGCCGCTCAGCACCGAACCGGTGGCGGTGGTGCGGGCGGTGGCGATCGCGCTGAGCACCGGGATGCCCATCGTGATGCCGACCTGCTGGGTCATCGAGGCGAGACCGGTGGCCAGGCCCTGCTCGTCGTCGGGCAGACCCGAGGTCGCGGTGACCATGTAGCCGACGATCGCCGCGAGGTGGCCGAACGCGCCCACCGCGGAGGCGGCCAGGAGCAGCGTCAGGGCGCTGCCGCCGCCGGTGCCCAGCCAGCAGAAGGCGGCGGTGGCCACGGCCTGGACGAGGAGCCCGCAGGTCATCACGGTGCGGGTGCCGTGGCGGCCGATGAGCCGCGGGGCGGCCATCCCGCCGGCGAAGGCGGCGACGCCGAGACCGCAGAACGACAGGCCGGTCTGGAGCGGCGAGTAGTCCAGCACCTGCTGCATGTACAGCGTCAGCAGGAAGACGACCGAGCTCTCCATGGTGAAGGTGATCAGGCCGCCGAAGTTGCCCCACTTGACGGCGGGCCGGGTCAGTATCCGCAGCGGGGCGAGCGGGGCCTCGGCGCGCAGTTCGATGCGCCAGAAGGCGAGGAACAGCAGAGCGGCGGCGGCGAGGCAGCCCAGCGCGGTGGTGTCGGTCCAGCCGTGCTGGCCGGCCAGGGTGACGCCGTAGACCAGGGCGAGCAGCCCGCCGGTGACGGTGATCGCGCCGGGGACGTCGAGCTTGGAGCGGGCGCCGCGGCTCTCCTCGATCACGGCCGGGGCGGCGAAGAGGATGACCAGGGCGACCGGCACGTTGAGGAAGAAGGCCCAGCGCCAGCTCAGCAGGTCGGTGAGGATACCGCCGAAGATCGCGCCGACGGTGAAGCCGGCCGACATGAGGGTGCCGTTCAGGCCCAGCGCCCTGGCCCGCAGCGGACCTTCCGGCAGGGAGGTGGTGAGCAGCGAGAGCGCGGCGGGGGTGGCCATCGCGGAGGCCAGGCCCTGGGCGACCCGGGCGCAGAGCAGCATCTCGGGACCGGTGGCGAGGCCGCCGGCCAGCGATCCGGCGGCCAGCAGGGCCATGCCGGCCAGCAGCATCCTGCGCCGTCCCACGAAGTCGGCGAGCCGGCCGAAGAGCAGCGTGAACCCGGCGGCGGGCAGCATCATCGCGGTGGCGATCCACTGCAGGTTCGCGAGCGAGAAGCCCAGGCCGTGGCCGATCTCGGGCAGCGCCACGTTGAGGATCGAGAAGTCGACGGCGAGCATGAACTGCGAGCCGAGGAGCAGCAGGAGGACGAGGCGCTGACGGGCGGTCATCCGGAGGAGGCCGTCCGGGCCGGCGGCGGCCCCGTCCTCGGTGGCGGGTGACGTGGTGAGGGTGGTCATCACTACTGTCCGATCGTGAGTACGGCGTTGCCGGTGATCCGCCGGTC from the Streptomyces sp. RKAG293 genome contains:
- a CDS encoding MFS transporter, which translates into the protein MTTLTTSPATEDGAAAGPDGLLRMTARQRLVLLLLLGSQFMLAVDFSILNVALPEIGHGLGFSLANLQWIATAMMLPAAGFTLLFGRLADFVGRRRMLLAGMALLAAGSLAGGLATGPEMLLCARVAQGLASAMATPAALSLLTTSLPEGPLRARALGLNGTLMSAGFTVGAIFGGILTDLLSWRWAFFLNVPVALVILFAAPAVIEESRGARSKLDVPGAITVTGGLLALVYGVTLAGQHGWTDTTALGCLAAAALLFLAFWRIELRAEAPLAPLRILTRPAVKWGNFGGLITFTMESSVVFLLTLYMQQVLDYSPLQTGLSFCGLGVAAFAGGMAAPRLIGRHGTRTVMTCGLLVQAVATAAFCWLGTGGGSALTLLLAASAVGAFGHLAAIVGYMVTATSGLPDDEQGLATGLASMTQQVGITMGIPVLSAIATARTTATGSVLSGIHTALLVDALIVLAGSALVFAGLRRR